The Cervus canadensis isolate Bull #8, Minnesota chromosome X, ASM1932006v1, whole genome shotgun sequence genome contains a region encoding:
- the LOC122435002 gene encoding X antigen family member 5-like isoform X2, giving the protein MGASAGNSGRCPTRFKGRNMSGQVASTLGPTGQDSSQLDEPVVDQQPSVEQPQQEEPPAEIQDITPGKEEVNGEDPVNHDEEKEKDAPRDSDLETDLQELALAKTGGQGGDGPDVKEEIASNTETVEMPEEVKGNHLLERR; this is encoded by the exons ATGGGTGCCTCCGCTGGGAACTCTGGTCGATGCCCGACGCGGTTTAAAG ggagaaatatgAGTGGGCAAGTGGCATCAACACTGGGACCTACAGGTCAAGATTCTTCCCAGCTGGATGAACCTGTGGTT GACCAGCAGCCCAGTGTTGAGCAACCTCAACAAGAGGAACCACCAGCAGAGATTCAGGATATCACACCTGGAAAGGAGGAAGTCAATGGAGAGGATCCAGTGAATCATgatgaagagaaggagaaggatgcCCCTCGAG attctgacCTGGAAACTGATCTCCAGGAATTGGCTTTGGCAAAGACTGGGGGTCAAGGCGGAGATGGTCCTGATGTCAAGGAGGAGATTGCGTCAAATACAGAGACTGTTGAAATGCCAGAGGAG GTGAAGGGGAACCATTTGCTTGAAAGAAGATAA
- the LOC122435002 gene encoding X antigen family member 5-like isoform X1 yields the protein MERMGMETVVPWVPPLGTLVDARRGLKVLWRNMSGQVASTLGPTGQDSSQLDEPVVDQQPSVEQPQQEEPPAEIQDITPGKEEVNGEDPVNHDEEKEKDAPRDSDLETDLQELALAKTGGQGGDGPDVKEEIASNTETVEMPEEVKGNHLLERR from the exons ATGGAGCGAATGGGGATGGAGACAGTGGTGCCATGGGTGCCTCCGCTGGGAACTCTGGTCGATGCCCGACGCGGTTTAAAGGTACTCT ggagaaatatgAGTGGGCAAGTGGCATCAACACTGGGACCTACAGGTCAAGATTCTTCCCAGCTGGATGAACCTGTGGTT GACCAGCAGCCCAGTGTTGAGCAACCTCAACAAGAGGAACCACCAGCAGAGATTCAGGATATCACACCTGGAAAGGAGGAAGTCAATGGAGAGGATCCAGTGAATCATgatgaagagaaggagaaggatgcCCCTCGAG attctgacCTGGAAACTGATCTCCAGGAATTGGCTTTGGCAAAGACTGGGGGTCAAGGCGGAGATGGTCCTGATGTCAAGGAGGAGATTGCGTCAAATACAGAGACTGTTGAAATGCCAGAGGAG GTGAAGGGGAACCATTTGCTTGAAAGAAGATAA